TCGTCTGGAAGACGACGACGGTGATGAGAATGGGGCGAATCAGGGGCATGACGATGCTCCAGAAGATTCGCAGCGCTCCCGCGCCGTCGATGCGTGCCGCTTCGATAAGCTCGAAAGGCAGCGAACGCATATAGCCGACGATGAGGAAGTAGCAGAAAACCGCTCCGCCCAGATAGATGATGATCAGGCCGGTCAGCGTATTGACCAATCCGACCTGTGCCTCCATGCGGTAGAGGGGAATCAGTGTCGACTGTGAGGGTACGACGAAAGCGACCATCAGAATGGTGCCGACCACGGAAGTGAACACGGACTTGCGCAGTATCATCCCATATGCCGCGAGGGCTCCGACAATCACCTGAATGAGCACGCCGAAGAACGTGACAATCAGCGTGTTCCATAGGGAGCGCAGAATCGGAACGGTTTTGAAGGCGTTGGCGTAATTCGCGAAAGTCCAATGCTCCGGCAAGGCCAGCGGATGGGCGGCCATGTCGGGAATGGTCTTGAAGGTGTTGATGATGATGTACCACAGGGGGATTGCGCAGACCAGGGCGATGACGATCATGAAGAAGCTCATGATGCCGGATGTGATGCGTTTGCGTCGTCCGAAAGTCAGTCCACTATGGCTTGTTGCGTTGGTTGTTGTTGACGTATCGTCTTTTGTATTACGCATTATTCGAACCTCTGTGAAATGATGTTGGAAACCCACAGCTGCAGCAGCACCACAATGGTGGTGGCGATGAAGAACAGCACCGCAAGAGCCGAACCGACGCCGTACTGGGACTGGCCGATGCCTTGCTGGATGATGGATTGCGTGACGGTGTATGTAGAGTATCCGGGTCCGCCTTTGGTCATGGTGAACGGCAGGTCATAGACCTTGAGTCCGCCGGACATCAAAAGGAAGGTGGAGGTGACGATGCCGGGCATCAGCTGTGGCAGGGTGATATGCACGAACTGCTGGAAGGGGCTGGCTCCATCGACGGTCGCTTGCTCGTAAAGGTCGCCGGGTATGGATTGCAGGAACGCCAGATAGAGCGTGGCGTGCCAGCCGATCTGGGCCCAGATCGCGATGAAGATGACGCAGAATTTCGCAAGTCCCGAATTGCTCAGCCAAGGGACAGGGGCGATGCCGAAAATGGAAAGGACGCTGTTGACCACGCCGGTTTTCATCGGCGAGAAGATGTATTTCCATACCATGCCCATGATGGCCAGTGACGGCACCGAGAAGAAGAAGAACACGCTTCGTACGAAATTATGTCCGAAGAATTTCTTGTTGAGGATGACGGCCAGCGGAATGGCGAAGATCGTCACGCCGACCATCACCACGATGGCGTAAAGAATGGTGAATCCGAGGCCTTCAAGAGTGGACGGATCGGAAAACACCTTGCGGTAGTTCTCCAGGCCCAGCCAGTGCAGGTCCATGCTGTAACCATTGAAATCCGTGAAGGAAAAATACAGCGTCTGCACCAAAGGCACCAGGAAAAGGACGACAAACACCGCCAGAATCGGCAAGAGGAACCAGAACGAAGTCACGTCTTCGCGAAATCCCTGGGCGCGTTTCCTCTTGCGGTATTCCCGCGCTTCCTCGCTTGAAGCCGCGGTCAAAGCTACTTCACTCATGTGAATCTCCTATGTCTGCAATGGGTCTGCCGTGTTGCGCATATTTGCCGCGCATGTTGCGTATGCCAAGTATGTTGCTCAATCGTTGAATGCAACTGGCAACACGACAGACCCCACTGCTTTGAACGTTCCCGATTACTGGGCCGAAGCCATCTTGGCGTCCACGTTCTTGGCCCACTGGTCGACGGTGATCTTGCCTTGTACCAGTTGCTGGGTCTCGGCCTTGGTGGCGGTGACCAGAACGTCGGGCTTCTTGTAGAAGTTATTGAGCAGGAAGTACTTGCCCGTCTTCACGTTCTTGGTGTAGACGTCCTGGTACTGGCTGACGACCTTGGAGTTGAAATCCGTGGTGTTGACCGCATCGCCGTTCTTGCTTTGCTGGTTCAACGCCCACTTGCTGTCCATGAAGCTCAGGAACTTCTCCGCGGCCTTGAGCTTTTCGCCGCTCAGCTTGGAATAGATCGTCAATGCGGGGGATGGTGAGCCCTGTGCGTACTGGTCGTAATCGGCCGAAAGCGCCGGCATCTGTGCATAGCCCCAGTTCAGGCCCTGGGCTTTCTCGAACGTGCTGAAGTCCCAAGGGCCGGTGCAGATCATGGCGACCTGTCCGTTGGTGAACTGGGTCTTCATGTCGTCGCCGCTCATGCCGACGGTGTCTTTGGTCACGAGGTTCTGGTCATAAAGCTTCATCCACTCCTTGACGGCTTCTTTCTGATCGGAGCCGGGGGTCTGCTTGGCCTTGGTGGCCAGGGTGGTCACGTCGGTCTTGTTCTTGGCGAACTGCGCTCCTAGGAAGGCGTCGGTGATGCGGCTCGGGCCGTCCGCTATCGTTTCCAGATAAGGGGTGATGCCGGCTTTCTTGAGTTTTGCGCAGGCTGCCAGGAAGTCGTCCCAGTTTCTGGGCACCTCTTTGACACCGCCTTTTGCTAGCAGATCCTTGTTGTAGACGATGCCGGAGGCCCACGAGCTCGTGGACATGCCGTAGACCTTGCCGTCACGGGAGACGAAGTCCTTGTTCGCCTGCGAGATGTTCTTCATGAACGGTTCTTTGGTGAGGTCCTTGACGTAATGGTTGCTCATCAGGTCGGCCTTGTTTTCCGAGGTGATGATGAACACGTCGGGAGCCTGATTGCCGACAAGACGGGTCTGCAAGGTCTGGATGTATTCCGGGGTCGGCGGCGAATAGGAGAAATCGATCTTGATGTTCGGGTTTTCCTTTTGGAATTCGTCGATGAAGGGCCTGGAGGCCTGCTCATTGTTCCAGCTCAGCCAACTGAGCTTTACTTGTCCGGAAGCGTTGTTGTTCGAGCCGCAGGCCGCCATGGGCAGCAGCATGGCAGTGGCCGCGAGTGCGGCTATGCCGGCTTTGATGAAATTGTGCAACTTCATTGTCTCTCCTTTGCAAAAATCTGAAAAGATTTATGTGGTATCCGTTTGGTTCGGCCATCGTTGACACGATTCAAAAGCGGATAGCTCCAGTTTTACCATATTTTTGAATCGTGTCAAATTGGCGTTTGAGATGGTAAGCTGATTCAGGTCAGACAAAATGGACCACAATTTCATGATGGGGTGCGATTCGAAAGGGTGACAGAATATGGTCACAATGGGTGATGTCGCCAAGGTTGCCGGCGTTTCGAGGGCCACGGCTTCCTATGCGTTGCGCGGTGACCCGAGGATCGTGCCAGAAACGGCGGGAAAAGTCCGAAAGGCCGCCAGAACGCTGGGATATACGACCAATCTTTCGGCACGTTCTCTACGCTCCGGGCGTAATGGTGTTATCGGCGTGGCGATTTTCGAACTTGACAAAGCCTACCCGTCGCAGATGAGCGCGGCGATTTCCAAGGAAGTGAACCGTAAAGGTCTCCAAGCCATCGTTCAACAGACATCGAATTCCCAAGAGGGGGAGATAGCGGTGTTGAAAGAGGTGACCAGCCAGTTGTGCGACGGGACTATTTTCAGTCCCGGACAGGTGTCCGATGAGGAGATTCGTGCCCTTTCCGACAACAAACCGATGGTGTTGCTGGATGATTTTTCCGACGAAGCGATATTCGACACGGTGTTCACCCCTTGCGAAGCCGGTGCCAAAGCGGCGATTCTTCATCTTGTCGATGTCGGGTGTCGTCATATCTGCGTGCTGGGCAACAGCTATCGACCGTTGCGTGCACTCGGGGAGCCGACGACGGTTGCGGGACGAAGGCTCAAGGGCGCACTTGAAGGTTTTGCTGAATCTGGCATGGCAGTTACGGAAGATGACTTTGTGCAATGTGATCAATGGGATTTTTCGCTTGCCAGACAACAGGTTCATTGCCTTGTTGAATCGGGACGATCTTTCGACGGACTTTTCTGTATGACGGATTCCTTGGCGTTCGGAGCCATACGAGGGTTGGTGGATTGCGGACTGCGTGTTCCCGACGATGTGGCGGTGATGGGATTCGACGGCGTGGCGGAAGACGAATATATGACGCCTTCCCTGTCGACGATTAGCGTAGACATCGAGGATCTTGCCCATAAAGCGGTCTCACTGCTTCTCAAGCGGTTTGAAGGTAGTGATGAGCCTTTCGTGGCCGAAAAACTCACTGCAAAATTTAAGCTTGTGGCCCGCGAATCTACTGCGAAAAGGCGCTGAGTACAAGGGCCTGTGCTCCAAATTAGCTGCATGGATTTGTCATGTGGGTCTGGCGGCGCAGCTTTGTGGTGTGTGTTCGTGGTATATGTCTGCTAATGCTGGAAAGGTTTGGGTTTCTGGTTTCCGCGGCTTCGCAAGGTGAGGATAGACTTGTCGTTGAATGAACGGTGGATTGACGACAGGGGTGGTATGAATAAGGTCCGACGGCTGTTTGCGGCGGTATGTGCCGGGCTGCTGCTCGCGGCGACGGCCGCTTGCGGAACGCAGGACAACCGCACCGTCATCACCGTCTGGTCGTGGGAACCCAGCATGGAGGCCGAGGCCCGGGACTTCGAAAAAGCCAACCCCGATATCCGCGTCGACATCAAATCCACCAGCGGCTACGACAACCTCAATTCCGCCATCCAGGACGGCTACAACATGCCCGACGTGGTGCAGCTCGAATATTTCGCCCTGCCGCAGTACGCGGTCAGCGGCCAGCTGCGCGACATCACCGATCAGACGCAGGGTTACGGCGACAATTACACGCCCGGCACATGGTCGAGCGTGCACACCAACGGTCGGGTCTACGGGGTGCCGATGGATTCGGGGCCGATGGCATTCTTCTATAACGATGACGTGTTCCGCCAGGCCGGCGTGGACGCCTCGCAGATCCATACCTGGAACGATTACTATGAAGCGGCCAAAAAGCTCAAGGCGATAGGCGTCTATATCGCCGCCGATGCGGGGGATGCGAGCTTTTACAATGCGATGATCTGGCTCAACGGCGGGCGTCCGTTCCATACCACCGGTGACGGCAAAACCGTTACCGTCAATCTCACCGATGACTCGGGAACCAAGGGTTTCAGCGAGTTTTGGCAGAAAATGATTGACGAAGGGCTGATCAACACCCAGCTCAACACCTGGTCGGACGGGTGGAAGAACGCATTGGCGGTAGGCAACGTCGCTTCCGTTTTCACCGGGGCTTGGATGCCTTCGCTTTTGCTTTCCGACGTGCCGGGCAGCGCAGGGCTGTGGCGCGTCGCCCCGATGCCGACGGCCGATGGAACACAAACCAATTCGGAGAACGGTGGGTCGGCGCTCTCTGTATTACATTTGACACGTAAGCCGGAAGCGGCGATGCGCTTCATCCGCTATGTCTGCCTCGACCCTTCTGGCATCGCCAAGCGCGTGGACGGTGGCGCATTTCCTGCGGACACGGCTACGCTCAATAGCCACGCGTTCCTGACGAAGACCACGATTCGCGACTCGCGAGGCATCGACGTGCCCTATTTCGGCGGGCAACAATTCAACCGTGTGCTTTCGCGTGCCGCCGAGAAAGTGTCTCTTGGCTACCAGTATCTGCCGTTCGAGGTCTATGCCCGGGGCGATTTCAGAGCTACTGTCGGGCAGTCCTATAAATGGGCGAATGCCACGCGTGCGGTGCAAAAGGTGCAGGAGCGAATCAACGCCGGGCAGACCAATCCGGACGGAAGCCCGCTGACGTTGCCGCAGGACCCAGGGCCGAAGATAAGCCTGATGCAAGGAATCGCGCTCTGGCAGAAGGACATCAAGGAATACGGCACCAATCAAGGCTTTACGCTGCAGTGATGGGGTTAATCCGGACCAACATGGGCTAAACGCGGCGCTGAGATGTGCGGAAAGTCGTATTTAGCGCAATTCGAAGTTGCGAGATGTCATCCAGTTCTGTTTGGAACGCTTCAGGCGTTGAGGCGGTAGATGATGGACATGCCCTTGAAAATGAGGTCAGGGTCATAGACGTCGATAGTTTTAGTATCGTCTTTGAAAACCGCGCCGAGACCGCCGGTGGCAACTACCTTGAAATCCTCGTCTATCTCTCGATGGAACTGCTTGATGGTGCGTTCGATGCCACCGAGGAAGTTGTAATATAGTCCGGCTTGCATGGCTGTTTTAGTGCCTTTGGCAAGAATCGAGTCTGGCCTTGTGATTTCGACTTCGGGTAGTTGGGCGGTGCCGGAAACCAAGGAACTGATGGAGGTCTGCAGGCCGGGGCTGATAAGGCCTGCGGTGATGGACTTGTTGCCATCGACGTAATTGAAGGTGGTCGCCGTGCCGAAATCTGCAACCAGCACCGGGCCGCCGTATGTGCCGTAGGCGCCGACACAATCTGCCAGGCAGTCCGCGCCCAATGATTTCGGGTCATCCATGCGGATGGAAAGGCCGGATTTCACGCCAGGACCGACGATGATAGGGTCGATGCCAAGGAACTTGATGATGCTGGAACGGAAAGAATGCATGATTTGTGGGACGACCGAAGCGACGATGACATCGTCGACGTCGTCCGCGGTGTATCCACCAGATTCGAGGAATTGGAGCAGCAACAGGCCGTATTCGTCGCTGGTGCGGAAGGTTTTGGTGGTGATGCGCCACGTGTCGGTGATGGCGGTATTGGGGGAGCTGTCGTCCACCACGCCGATTTCGATGTTCGTGTTGCCGATGTCAATCGCGAGTAGCATGTTGTCCGCCTTCCAAAGATTTACCGGCGTATTTTACGGCGCTTTATAGGGGTGCCGTATCGCCTTTCGTCTTGCGTCCCATCATACGCTGCGGGCGGTGTAAATCTATCGGTATTCGTATGATTGTGAATTGCAGACGACCCGTGAGGGCGGCTAGCGAATTTAATAATATCTATCAAAGAGGAAAGTATGCCTACCAATTCAGGTGCGTACGGCGAAAACGACGCAACCGATAACAAATCAACAGGCAGCACCGACGTAAATGAGATGGTGACGAACGCTGCAGCCGGTTCGGCCAATGCGGGCAGCACCGATGAAACGCTCAATGCGCATGTAAAAGGCGGAAACACCGGTAATGGTTCCGACGGCAAGACCGGAAAAGGCAAGAAGAAACGCTGGATCTGGGCGAGTGTTGCGGCAATCGTCGTGGTGGCGCTTGTCGCTGCGTTTGTCGTGATTCGCAACAATCAAAAAGCCAGTATCGCGCCTGCCCAGGTTCATACAGCCGATTCCGTGACCGTCGGGCTCAAACTTGCCCCCACGAACCTCGATATCCGCAACCAGTCCGGCTCCTCGCTCGACCAGGTGCTCGTCGGCAATGTCTATGAGGGGCTTGTCGCCCGCGATTCCAACAACAAGGTCGTGCCAGGGCTCGCCAAAAGCTGGGAGAAAAACGCCGATGGTACGAGCTATACATTCCATCTCAACCGCGGCATGAACTTCTCCAACGGCGACAAACTCGACGCCAGTGACGTGGCGTGGTCCATCAACGAGCTGATCGCCAAGCACTACCACGATTCCGAGTCACTGATGAACTTCAAGGCGGTGACGGCCACAGACGCCGATACTGTCAGGCTCGACCTGACCGCACCCTATGCCAACCTTCTGTGGGAGTTGGCCTGCCGGCCGGGACTGGTGTTCGACAAGAACGCCAATTACGATATGAAGACGCAGGCGATTGGCTCCGGACCATACACCGTCGCCAAGTTCGTGCCGAACGATTCCATCACGCTGAAAGCCAATCCGAAGTATTGGGGAGTGCACAAGGCTGTGACCCCGATCATCGTGCTGCGCTATTTTGGCGATGACAACGCGGCTGTCAACGCGCTGAAGTCCGGGGATGTTCAAGTGCTGGCGCCCGTGACGGAAAATCTTGCCGAGCCTTTCGTGAAAGATAGTGAGCATTATCGCGTCGCGGCCGGCGATGACACTGATAAATTCGTACTCGCCATGAATTCCAAAGGTGCCAAGACCTCGGATTTGCGCGTGCGCCAGGCCATCCGCTACGCCATCGACCACAAACAGCTCATCGCTTCGCGCGGTGGGGCAGACAAAGTGCTGGGCGGGCCGATTCCTTCGCTCGATCCGGGTTATCAGGACCTGACAGGTCTGTATCCGCACAATGTCGACAAGGCCAAGACGCTGATGAAGGAGGCCGGCTATACGCCCGACCACCCGCTCGAGCTGCGGTTGACCTATGCCAACACCTACGGCACGGAGCTCGGCGACCAGCTGCGCAGCCAGCTCAAGCCCATCGGCATCGACTTGAAAGTCAATGTGGTCGAATTCTCCACGTGGCTGCAGGATGTGCTGAAAAATAAGGATTACGATCTGTCGCTGGTCGACCACAACGAAAGTCACGACTTCTCGCAGTGGACCCAAGACACCTACTACTACAACTACAGCAATCAGAAGGTCAAGGACTACTACAATCAGGCGATGGCCGCTTCCAGCGATTCCCAGCGCGACGCGTTGCTGGCCAAGGCCGCCCGCGTCGTGAGCGAGGATGCGCCGGCAGACTGGCTCTTCAACTACCGCATCACTACGGCGATGAAGAATGGCGTGTCGAGCTTCCCGCTCAACCTGAACCAGACGCTGCTGCCGCTCTACAACGTAAGGTATATGACGCCGGTCAAATAGCTGGTTGCGTGAGTGTTATGCGATTTGGGACTCATGATGAAGATGCGATGGAAATCGGCAATGGAGCGCGGAATCGTGATTTTCTCTGCAAAAGTAGCATGCATGCAGAGAAAATCACGAAATGTGGCCGTATTCCATGATTTACATTGCAACTTCAGAGTCCGTGCAGAATAAATCACGAAATGTGGCCAACAAACGTGATTTGCATTGCGATTTCGGAGTTTATACAGAGTAAATCACGAAATCAAGGTAGTCGAGCTTATGTTTTTGCCTCAGGGGATTGGTTTGGAAAGGAATAGGTGAATCGATGCGATTCGTCATTCGGCGTTTCCTGCTGTTTGTGGCGGCGCTGCTCGCCATTTCGGTGGTGATTTTCGCGGCGCTGCGCATCCTGCCGGGCGACGTGGCCAGCGTGATGGCCGGACTCAACGCGCCGCCGGAACGTGTGGCACAGTTGCGCTCGCAGATGGGGCTTGACCGGCCGCTGGTTGTGCAGTATTTCAGCTGGATGGGCGGTTTGCTGCGCGGCAACTTCGGCACCTCGCTTTTGACCGGCCGTTCGATCAGCTCGACCGTCGCCATGCGCGCTTCCGTCACCTTCCCGCTTATCGTGCTGGGGCTTGTCGTGGCGCTCGCCATCGGCCTGACGCTTGGGGTGGTGGCTACTTTAGCCACGCGTTCGGCGGTGCGTTCAGCGTTCCATTTCGTCGCCATCGTCGGCGGTGCCATCCCTGCTCTGTGGGGCGGATTGCTGCTGATTCTATTGTTCGGACGCGGCACCGGACTGCTGGGCATCTTGCCCTCGCAAGGGTTCCCTGAGGCCGGTTGGAGCAGCTTCGGCTCGGCGCTGGCCTCGCTGGTGCTGCCGGCGTTGACGGTCGGCATCATCGACGGCGCAAGCCTCATGCGCTATACTCGCTCGGCGCTGGGCGATGTGATGAACAGCGGCTATATGGACCAGGCGATGGCCTGCGGCTATACGCGCCGTCAGGCCGCGTTCAAGGTCGGACTGAGGTTGGCGACGCCGCAGCTGGTGAGCGTGGTCGGGCTGATGTTCGCTGGCATGATCACCGGCGTCATGGTCATCGAAAACCTTTTCGCGCTGCCCGGCATCGGTGCGGGACTGGTTACCGACCTCGGCAACCGTGACCTCATCGCCGTGCAAAGCGAACTGTTCATGCTGGCCGCTTTCTTCCTCTTCGTCGGTTTCCTTGTTGATTTGCTGCATCGTTTCCTTGACCCGCGCCTGAAGCACGCTGTCCAAGGAGGTGCGCAATGACGAAAACCAGGTCTTCAAACAAGCTCGCTGTTGCATTACGTTCTATCTGGCGACGCGGGGAAGGTAAGTTTGCGCTCATTGTGTTGGCGTTGTGGGTTGTGGTTTCGCTGATTTCGCTGGTTTGGACGCCTCAATCGCTATGGAAAACCGACGGCTATCACGTGTGGGCCAAACCGTCCGCCGCGCATTGGCTCGGTACCGATGGAACCGGAGCGGACGTGTTCAGCTGGCTGATGGCTGGGGCACGCACGAACCTTTTCATCGCCATCCTGGCCGTGGTTTTCGCCGGCGCATTGGGCATATTGCTGATGAGCGCGATGGTCTCACGCAACTCGGCAGTGGCGAACGTGTCGGTAGTCGCGGTGGACGCGTTGATTTCCATACCGACTGTGCTTATCGCCCTGATTCTGGCCGTTCCGATGGGCGCTTCCGTTGCGGTCATCATCATCGCTTGCGGCATTGGTTACGGCTTCAATTTGGCGCGTATAGCACGGCCTCAGGCGTTGCTGGCGGCCAATTCCGACTATGTCGGCTCGGCACTTTCCTATGGCGCTTCCGGAGTCTCAGTAATGCTGCACCATATCCTGCCCAACGCAATGCCGACCATCATGGTCCAGCTCTCGCTATCCGCAGGGACCGCAGTATTGGCCGAATCCGGCCTGACCTATCTCGGCGTCGGCGTGCCCAGCGGTGTGCCGAGCTGGGGCCATTCGCTGGCCACGTCAGTCAAGTTCATCAACGTCTATCCGTTGACCGTGCTTTGGCCGGGGCTTATCGTCACCATTGTTGTAGTCGCGCTCAACGTCTTTGGCGACGTGTTGCGCGATGCCATCGATCCTGTGACGAATCCGGAATTGCGGAGGTCCTGAAATGACGGTTTGTCAATCAGACATGACGAAGCTGCGTTATTGCGTCAATCAGGTATTCGCAGCTTGCGAAGGGAAAATGTACGGATACCAAAGTGGAAAGGCAAGTCATGAGCGTTGAAGTGAAACAGCTTGGCGTTTCCATTGCCGGTAAACAGATTGTTCGCGGTGTTGATTTGCATATCGGCGACGGCGAACGGGTCGGGCTCATCGGCTCGTCCGGTTCCGGCAAATCTATGATTTCCAAGGCCATGCTTGGTCTTTTGCCGACAAACGCGCAATCTTCCGGTTCTGTGATGCTCGGTGATACGCAGGTTATTGGGGCCAATGAAACCGTTCTCGCAAGCTTGCGCGGGCGTTATGTCGGCGCGATGTTCCAGAATCCCGCGTCATCGTTGAATCCGGTTTTGACCGTTGGCAAGCAAATCGAGCTGCCGCTGAAACTCCATTATGACTTGGATAAAGCCGACCGTCAGAAGCGCGTCCTCACCATGCTCGAAAAAGTGGGGCTTGACGAAGCGACGGCGAAAAAATATCCCAGCGAACTTTCCGGCGGTCAACAGCAGCGCGTCGGCATCGCCACGGCTTTGATCACTTCGCCGCGTTTGATTATCGCCGACGAACCAACGACCGCGCTTGACTCCATCACCCAGCGTCAGATCGTTGATTTGCTGGTTTCATTGGTTGACAAGGCTGGTGCTTCGATGCTCTTCATCACCCACGATTTCTCGGTGCTCGCCCGTGCCACAACGCGTTGTTATGTGCTTGATGATGGTCGGATTATCGAATCCGGAGATACTGCTGATTTGTTGGATAATCCGCAAAACGAACAGACGAAAAAATTGGTCGGTGCAGCGAGAGAGCTGACATTGCAACGAAAGCAGGATGGTGATGACTGAACAACAGATGCTGCTGACCGGCGAGAAAATCACCCGAGTTTTCGGAAAAGGCAAAAACCGGCAGACCGCGCTGGATGATGTCAGCGTCGAAGTGCGGTCGGGGGAGTGCCTTGCATTGATCGGAGGTTCAGGATCGGGCAAATCGACGTTGACGCGGATTCTGCTGGGACTTGACCGACCGACTTCGGGGACGGTGACGTTTGAAGGCGAGCCAGTTGACGGGCGCAAATCCGCTGGATATGAGGCTTTGCGACGCGAATCAAGTCTCGTGTTCCAGAGTCCGTTCACTTCGCTCGACCCGCGCTGGACGGTGGCCAAGTCCGTGGCGGAACCGCTGAATATTCAGCGTAAGCGTACGAAAACCGACAATCTGGATATAGCCGCGAAAGTGCGTGAGTCCTTGGCTCTGGTCGGCCTCGACCCCGATGAGTTCTTGAATCGTTATCCCATCGACCTGTCCGGTGGGCAGGCGCAGCGCGTCGCCATCGCCCGCGCATTGGTCACCGATCCCAAACTCATCGTCGCCGACGAACCCATGAGCGCCATTGACGTGGCTGCACGTCTGCAGATACTTGAAGCGTTCGCCGCCATCCGCAAGTCCCGACCGGAGACGGCCATCATCATGATTTCGCACGATTTGGGTGTGGTGCAGCACATCGCCGACCGGATCGTCGTCCTTCACGATGGCAACGTAGTGGAAAGTGGCAGCACCGATGATGTATTGAATCGTCCGAAAACCGCCTATACCTGCGAGCTGGTTGCAGCCGCATCGCTGTAGGGTTTGCTGGCTGTCGATTGGTGATGACTGAGGCCAAAGCATGCAGAAAGGTGCTTTTGACCGCGTTGGCTGAGCCCATGTGTCTGTAAAGTTAGGGCGGAATTGTCGAAAATCGTGCCCCGTTGTGTTGATGTCAGCGATCACTCCACGACGTTAAAGCGCTCGCCGTTGCAGAAGGCGTGAATCGAGCGTGCAAGCTGGCGTGAAAGATCACGATAGGCATCGTCCGCGCGCCAGGCGACATGCGGGGTGAGGATGGTGCCGGGAACCGAACGCAGCGGATCGTCGGGCGGCAGGGGTTCCTTGTCGTAGACGTCGATGGCGGCCTTGACGTCGCCGCGCTTGAGCCTGTTGACCAGCGCACCTTCCTCGATGAGCTCGGCGCGTGCCGTGTTGATGAAGTAGCTGCCTGGCTTGAGTCGGTCGAGGTCGGCAGCGGTCACGACCCTCTGCGTTTCCTCGTTCAGTGGCAGATGAAGACTCACGATATCCGAATGGGCTATAAGCTCTCCGATATCGTCAACAGGTGTCGTCCTCAGGGAGCGTGCGGTGGCGGCGTTGACGTGGGAGTTCCAGACCAGCGTATGCATGCCGAAACCGTCGGCGATGCGAGCGACGGTCTGGCCGATACCGCCGAAACCGATCAGTCCTATCGTCTTTTCCTTGAGCGACATGCCTTCGAGCCCGCTCCAATTGCCCTCGCGGATGTTGTGGTCCATGGCGCCGACTGAGCGCGCAAGTTCGAGAATCAGCGCGAACGTATATTCCGCAACGGTTTCGTCGCCGTAATGGACTGTGTTGCAAACACGGATACCCAGCTCGCGGGTGCGGTTGAGATCGATGAAATTGGCGACGCCGGTGCCACCGAAAACGAAGCAACGTACGTGGGTGCCGAGCTCCTCGAGCAGTCTGCCGGTGACGTGGAAGCCGATGACCACGACGATATCGGCGTTTTTGCAGCGTTCGAGGATGGTGTCGGGTTCGATGTTGAAATCCTTGTACATCCGTACGCGCGCGACGTTGCGCAACATCCGCATGCTCGTGGCAATGGGCTGGTACATGGCCTCGAACATCGAGGGAAT
This genomic stretch from Bifidobacterium sp. ESL0690 harbors:
- a CDS encoding dipeptide/oligopeptide/nickel ABC transporter ATP-binding protein, with the protein product MTEQQMLLTGEKITRVFGKGKNRQTALDDVSVEVRSGECLALIGGSGSGKSTLTRILLGLDRPTSGTVTFEGEPVDGRKSAGYEALRRESSLVFQSPFTSLDPRWTVAKSVAEPLNIQRKRTKTDNLDIAAKVRESLALVGLDPDEFLNRYPIDLSGGQAQRVAIARALVTDPKLIVADEPMSAIDVAARLQILEAFAAIRKSRPETAIIMISHDLGVVQHIADRIVVLHDGNVVESGSTDDVLNRPKTAYTCELVAAASL
- a CDS encoding NAD(P)-dependent oxidoreductase, which translates into the protein MEYIETQSEHTELPLVVIPSMFEAMYQPIATSMRMLRNVARVRMYKDFNIEPDTILERCKNADIVVVIGFHVTGRLLEELGTHVRCFVFGGTGVANFIDLNRTRELGIRVCNTVHYGDETVAEYTFALILELARSVGAMDHNIREGNWSGLEGMSLKEKTIGLIGFGGIGQTVARIADGFGMHTLVWNSHVNAATARSLRTTPVDDIGELIAHSDIVSLHLPLNEETQRVVTAADLDRLKPGSYFINTARAELIEEGALVNRLKRGDVKAAIDVYDKEPLPPDDPLRSVPGTILTPHVAWRADDAYRDLSRQLARSIHAFCNGERFNVVE
- a CDS encoding ABC transporter ATP-binding protein — encoded protein: MSVEVKQLGVSIAGKQIVRGVDLHIGDGERVGLIGSSGSGKSMISKAMLGLLPTNAQSSGSVMLGDTQVIGANETVLASLRGRYVGAMFQNPASSLNPVLTVGKQIELPLKLHYDLDKADRQKRVLTMLEKVGLDEATAKKYPSELSGGQQQRVGIATALITSPRLIIADEPTTALDSITQRQIVDLLVSLVDKAGASMLFITHDFSVLARATTRCYVLDDGRIIESGDTADLLDNPQNEQTKKLVGAARELTLQRKQDGDD
- a CDS encoding ABC transporter permease is translated as MRFVIRRFLLFVAALLAISVVIFAALRILPGDVASVMAGLNAPPERVAQLRSQMGLDRPLVVQYFSWMGGLLRGNFGTSLLTGRSISSTVAMRASVTFPLIVLGLVVALAIGLTLGVVATLATRSAVRSAFHFVAIVGGAIPALWGGLLLILLFGRGTGLLGILPSQGFPEAGWSSFGSALASLVLPALTVGIIDGASLMRYTRSALGDVMNSGYMDQAMACGYTRRQAAFKVGLRLATPQLVSVVGLMFAGMITGVMVIENLFALPGIGAGLVTDLGNRDLIAVQSELFMLAAFFLFVGFLVDLLHRFLDPRLKHAVQGGAQ
- a CDS encoding ABC transporter substrate-binding protein, whose translation is MPTNSGAYGENDATDNKSTGSTDVNEMVTNAAAGSANAGSTDETLNAHVKGGNTGNGSDGKTGKGKKKRWIWASVAAIVVVALVAAFVVIRNNQKASIAPAQVHTADSVTVGLKLAPTNLDIRNQSGSSLDQVLVGNVYEGLVARDSNNKVVPGLAKSWEKNADGTSYTFHLNRGMNFSNGDKLDASDVAWSINELIAKHYHDSESLMNFKAVTATDADTVRLDLTAPYANLLWELACRPGLVFDKNANYDMKTQAIGSGPYTVAKFVPNDSITLKANPKYWGVHKAVTPIIVLRYFGDDNAAVNALKSGDVQVLAPVTENLAEPFVKDSEHYRVAAGDDTDKFVLAMNSKGAKTSDLRVRQAIRYAIDHKQLIASRGGADKVLGGPIPSLDPGYQDLTGLYPHNVDKAKTLMKEAGYTPDHPLELRLTYANTYGTELGDQLRSQLKPIGIDLKVNVVEFSTWLQDVLKNKDYDLSLVDHNESHDFSQWTQDTYYYNYSNQKVKDYYNQAMAASSDSQRDALLAKAARVVSEDAPADWLFNYRITTAMKNGVSSFPLNLNQTLLPLYNVRYMTPVK
- a CDS encoding ABC transporter permease, with translation MTKTRSSNKLAVALRSIWRRGEGKFALIVLALWVVVSLISLVWTPQSLWKTDGYHVWAKPSAAHWLGTDGTGADVFSWLMAGARTNLFIAILAVVFAGALGILLMSAMVSRNSAVANVSVVAVDALISIPTVLIALILAVPMGASVAVIIIACGIGYGFNLARIARPQALLAANSDYVGSALSYGASGVSVMLHHILPNAMPTIMVQLSLSAGTAVLAESGLTYLGVGVPSGVPSWGHSLATSVKFINVYPLTVLWPGLIVTIVVVALNVFGDVLRDAIDPVTNPELRRS